The genomic DNA TTTCCGAATTGCTGCGACAGCAGATATCCGACATTGACGTGGCCCCGCTGCGCCATGTCGCCGACGCATTCATGCTGGGCAGACGGATTGAGGTCAGTTCGTTTGAGGATTGAAGAAAACCTGTTTACAAGGCAGGTTAGTACAGCGGTTAAACCAATAGAGACATATATGACGACAAGTGATTCAAATAGTGCAGAAATCGGCCTTATCGGACTGGGTACAATGGGTGCCAATCTGGCCATGAATATTGCCGAAAAGGGCTTTCGCATTGCGGTTTTTAATCGCACCTTGGCGCGCAAAGACGAGTTCTATGCCAGTGCCGGCGAATTGACCGATCAGATTGTGCCGACAGATTCGCTGGAACAACTGGTGAAGGCGATCAAGCCGCCGCGGGCCATCATTCTCATGGTTCCTGCGGGCGACGCGGTCGACCAGCAGATTGCCGCTTTGCGGCCTTTGCTGGACAAAGACGATCTGATCATCGATGCGGGCAACGCCAATTTCCATGACACCAACCGGCGCGCAGCGGAAGCAGAGGCAGCCGGAGTGCCGTTTGTGGGGATGGGTGTTTCCGGCGGCGAAGAGGGTGCGCGCCACGGGCCATCAATAATGGGCGGAGGTCCAAAGCCGGCCTGGGATCGGGTCGCGCCGATCCTGGAAGCCATTTCGGCCAAATATGAAGGCGTTCCCTGCGCCACATGGATGGGTGAGGGCGGGGCCGGCCATTTCGTCAAGGCAGTGCACAATGGCATTGAATATGCCGACATGCAGATGATCGCCGAAGTCTATGGCATTATGCGGGATGGGTTCGGCATGGATGCGGGCCGCATTGGCAGTGTGTTCGAGAAATGGAACAAGGGCACGCTGAAATCGTATCTCATCGAAATATCGGCCCGGGTCTCCAATGCAAAAGATACCAAAACCGGCGCTCCAATTCTGGATGTCATTCTCGACAAGGCCGGACAGAAGGGCACCGGGCGCTGGACTGTCATCGAAGCCCAGCACCTTGGCGCGCCAATCACCGCCATTGATGCTGCGGTTGCGGCCCGAAATCTCTCATCACGCCTTGAAGAGCGCAAGGCAGGGGAAGCCATTTTTGGCGCAGCTCCGCAGGCCCTGAGCACTGAAGCACTGTCGACAGACTCGCTGGAAATGGCCTTGATTGCCGGAAAAATCGTGTGTTACGCGCAAGGCTTCCAGTTGTTGCGCACGGCATCCGAGAATTTCGGCTGGTCTCTGCCGTTACCCGATGTGGCACGGGTCTGGCGGGAGGGCTGCATCATCCGCTCCACAATGCTCAATGACATGGCAGAAGCACTGACTGAAAATGCCGATCTGAATTTGATGTTTGCCCCGTATTTCTCGGCAAAACTGTCGGAAACTGAGGGTAGCTTGCGCCGCGTGGTCTCCACCGCTGCCCTGAATGGTCTGCCGCTTCCCGCTTTGAGCAACGCATTGTCCTATTTCGATATGATGCGGACAAGCCGGTCCACTGCAAACATGATCCAGGGTCAGCGCGATTTCTTCGGCGCGCACTCGTTTGAACGACTGGATTCGTCCGGCAGCCATCACGGGCCCTGGAAACAGGATTGAAGCACCGGCACCAATGCTGCAGCATGACTGACAGGACCTGCCGCGCGCTTGCGTAATGTTATTACATATGTGATAAGTTTTGGTCTTGTCGCGAAAGATCGGTTGTCCGTTTTCTGTGCCAGCTTCACAATCGCCCATAGTCTCTCTGACGAATGCCGGTGTTTTCCGTGATGGAAGATGGCTGGTGCGCGGCATCGGGTTTGACATTCACAGAGGCGAGATTGTCACACTGATCGGCCCCAACGGCTCCGGCAAGTCGACCACCGCCAAAATGGTTCTTGGCCTCTTGAAACCGACGGAGGGGCAGGCCACGCGGCTGGATGGTCTGCGCGTCGGTTATGTGCCGCAGAAACTCCTGATCGACTGGACACTGCCGCTGACGGTGCGCCGTCTGATGTCCCTGACATGCCGCCTCAGCGCTGTAGATATGGCACAGGCTTTGCACAGCACCGGGATTTCTCATTTGGCCGATGCGGAAGTCCGGCATTTGTCGGGCGGCGAATTTCAAAGGGCAATGCTGGCCCGTGCTATTGCCCGCAAACCGGATTTGCTGGTCCTCGACGAACCGGTTCAGGGCGTCGATTTTTCCGGTGAACTGGCGCTCTATGATCTCATCTCGGAAATCCGCGACAGCCTGCAATGCGGCATATTACTGATTTCACACGATCTGCATGTGGTGATGGCTGCAACCGATCAGGTGATCTGCCTCAACGGCCATGTCTGCTGCAAGGGCACGCCGGGCTCGGTCGTCGAAAGCCCGGAATATCAGAAACTGTTTGGCGGTCGCGCTGCAGCGGGACTGGCAGTGTACCAGCACCAACACGATCATACTCATCTGCCCGACGGGCGCGTCAGGCATTCTGACGGAACTGTAACCGGGCATTGTCATCCCGATGATGGTCACCATCAGCACGCCACGACAGGTGAGGGGCCCGACAATGCTGGATGATTTCTTTGTCCGTGCCCTGATCGCCGGGATCGGCGTGGCTCTGATTGCCGGGCCATTGGGCTGTTTCATTGTCTGGCGCCGTCTGTCGTATTTTGGTGACACGCTGGCCCATGCCGCTCTGCTTGGCGTGGCATTGGCATTTCTGCTGGAAATAAATGTTACCGCTGCGGTGTTCGTTGTGTCCGCTGCCGTTGCCCTGTTGCTGTTACTGCTGCAGAAAAGGGCATCTCTCTCATCAGATTCACTGCTTGGCCTGTTGTCGCATTCAGCCCTGGCGATCGGACTTGTCGTGATCGCCATTCTTGGCACCGTGCGTATCGATCTGCTGGGATTGCTGTTTGGCGATATTCTGTCGGTATCAAAGACGGATATCGCCATAATCTATGCTGGCGGCCTGGCGGTGCTGCTGGCACTGACATTGATCTGGCGGCAATTATTTGCCGCAACCGTCAGCCCCGAACTGGCAGCAGCCGAAGGTCTGAGGCCGGATGCTGCGAATGTGGTCTTCATGCTGCTGATGGCGGTTGTGATTGCGATAGCGATGAAGATTGTCGGGGTGTTGCTGATAACGGCCCTGCTGATCGTCCCGGCAGCAACGGCGCGCAGATTGTCTTCCGGGCCGGAACAGATGGCGCTGTGGTCAGCAGCTATCGGCGCAATTTCTGTAGTCGGCGGTCTGTCTGGCTCGCTGCGCTGGGATACGCCTTCCGGTCCCTCGATTGTGGTGGCAGCGCTTGGCCTTTTCATACTCAGTCTGACCTCGGTGTTTCGGTTGTTTGCCGGTCGGTCCGGCACAGGCGAGGGTTTGCGGAAATGAAGCCGATTGACCAGAATGAAAAACCTCTGACGAAGAATCAGGCACTTGTGTTCGATGCTCTGACAGGAACAGAAGAGCCCCTCAGCGCCTATACAATTCTCGACCGGTTGCGCGATGACGGGTTGCGTGCGCCGCTCCAGATTTACCGCGCACTGGATAAATTGATGGATCTGGGGATGGTGCATCGGCTGGAATCGCTCAACGCTTTTGTCGCCTGCAGCCATCCGGCCTGCGGAGCGCATGAAACGGTCGCTTTTGCCATTTGTGACGGATGCGGCCAGGTTGATGAAGTGGCTGACGACCGTCTAGCAGCACATCTTTCGGCGGTCGCGCAGCATGACGGGTTTACCTTGAAACAATCGATCGTGGAATTGCGCGGCCTGTGCCGCAACTGTGCAGCCCGATCCTCGGCGCCGCAATGACGAAGTTGCTCGGGCAATACAGCAAATGGAGATAGTGGTTTGAAAATACTGATAATCGGCGGAGCCGGCATGGTCGGGCAGAAACTTGCCAGCCAGATTGCAACTTCCGGCCTGTCCAATGGCCTCTCCAGCAGTCCGGTCAGTGAGTTGATATTGCACGATGTCGTGGAATCTGCCGTGCCTGCAGCCCCCTTTCCCGTAAAAACGCTGGTCGGCAATATTGCTGATCCCCGGCAGGCCACTGAGCTGGCAGCTCTGCGCGCTGATCTGATCTTCCATCTGGCGGCCATCGTTTCCGGTGAAGCCGAGCAGGATTTCGCTAAGGGATGGGATATAAATGCCAGAGGCACCTGGTGGCTTCTGGAGGCGCTGCGCGACGAGTACGAAGCAAGTGGCCGCAGCTATGTGCCGCGTCTGGTGTTCACCTCGTCGATTGCGGTGTTTGGCGGTCCTTTTCCGGATCGAATCGATGATGAATTTTTGACAGCTCCACAAACTTCTTATGGTGCCCAGAAAGCCATGACCGAACTGTTGATCAATGATTACAGCCGGAAGGGCTTCATCGATGGGATTTCGATTCGTCTGCCGACCATTTGCGTGCGCCCGGGCAAGCCGAATCTGGCGGCGTCATCGTTTTTCTCAAGCATTATCCGCGAGCCTTTGAATGGCCGCGAAGCAATCCTTCCGGTGTCGGACAGCGTTCGTCACTGGCACGCTTCGCCGCGCTCTGCCATCGGCTTTCTGATCCATGCAGCCCAACTTGATACTGCATTGCTTGGCTCCCGGCGGGCTTTGAACATGCCGGGCGTGTCATGCACGGTTGCCGAGCAGATCGAAGCATTGCGCCAGGTCGCAGGCGCGGATGCCGTGGCTTTGATTCGGCGCGAGCCCGACGCAGCGATCATGAAGATTGTGGAAAACTGGCCGCGCAATTTTGCGCCGCAGCGGGCTTTGGATCTGGGGTTCACGGCCGAGACCGGTTTTGAAGAGATTATCAGGATTTACATCGCCGATGACAAGCCGGGCCGATAAGGCATGATCGGGACAGTCACGGCCGCGTGACGCAATTCAAACCGGCAGCACTCACTGGCTCAGATAAAATTTGCCTCCAGGTGCCTGATGATGCATTGCCTGCACAATTCCACATCACGGGCCATTGCAGCGTCAACAATCTCCTGATGCTCCAGATGATTGGTTTTACGAAAACCGTAATGCTTCCGCTGGTTCAGCAAATGTTGCCGGAAACGGTCATAGATCGTGTGATGCTGTTCGCGCAGCACGGCAGACCCGCAGGCGGACATCAGGGTTTCGTGAAATTCCCACTCTGCCTTGCACCACACGTCGACCAGCAGGCTGGTCTGCTGTTCCGTACCCATCTTGTGTTCAATATATGCCAGTTTATGATGCGCGGCACTTAACCGCGCTTCCCACTCGATATCACCGTTCAGCATTGATAATCTGGCACCTTCAGTTTCAAGCAGAATACGCATCTCTGTAAGATCCTGAAGTGTGCTTGGCGTGCAGATGGCAACCCGGAAGCCGCGCTGTTCCTGGAAGCTCAGAAAGCTGTCACAGGCCAGACGGAACAACACCTCGCGCATTGTGCTCGCGGCGCAATTGTACTGCTTCCGCAAGTGCTCAGGCTTCATTTTGTCACCTGGCTGAAACCACGCCAGCAACAATTTCTTGCGCACATCATCGTAGATTTCCGACGCGCTTACCTGATTTTCCGTCCTGGTCATTCTGCTTTCCTCTCAGGCCATAGCCTATGAAAAAATTTCGTGAAAATCAATTAACAACGAGATTATCCACTTATTCCAATAAATGCTTGTGGGGATCTGGTGTCATTGTTATCGTTATCAAACCTGATCAAGTCGGGTTCGAATACAAAACGCCATCCGACAGAGGTGGCGATATAGATTTTTGCGTGGAGGAAGCAATCTATGACAATTTTGAAAACTGCTCTGACAGCTGCGGCTGTGACGGCCCTAATGGCGACGACGGCACTCGCGGCGTCCCACTCCGAAGTGACCAAGCTTCGCATTCAAACACACTATGCGCCTGAAACTGTTTCAGGAAAACTCGCTGCAGAATATGTCGATGACATCCAGAAAATGTCCAATGGAACGATCCAGGTGGAAATGTTCTATTCATCGTCGGTTGTGAAATCGGTTGAGACCTTTGATGCGGCAGCAACCGGTATACTTGATTGCGACATGACCGGTGGTGCCTATCAGACAGGCAAAAACCCGGCCTTCCAGTTTGTCGGCGATATTATGGGTGGCTATGCAACCCCGTATCAGCAGCTTTCCTGGCTGTATTATGGTGGCGGGCTTGATGCTGCACAGCAATTGTACAACAAATATGACATGCAGCTTGTCGGCTGGTGGGTTTATGGACAGGAATCCCTTGCGTCCTCAAAACCAATCCGCAACGCTGATGATTTCAAGGACTGGAAATTCCGTTCGCCTCCGGGCATGGAAACCAAGATTTTTGAAAAACTCGGTGCCAAGCCGATCGTGATGGATTTCACGGAAATCTTCACCGCACTCGAAACCGGCATCATCGATGGCGCCGATGCGTCCGGTCTTGCCAACAATATGGGCCTTGGTCTGTATGATCTGGTCAAGCATGCCAACTTCCC from Pararhizobium sp. IMCC3301 includes the following:
- the gndA gene encoding NADP-dependent phosphogluconate dehydrogenase, yielding MTTSDSNSAEIGLIGLGTMGANLAMNIAEKGFRIAVFNRTLARKDEFYASAGELTDQIVPTDSLEQLVKAIKPPRAIILMVPAGDAVDQQIAALRPLLDKDDLIIDAGNANFHDTNRRAAEAEAAGVPFVGMGVSGGEEGARHGPSIMGGGPKPAWDRVAPILEAISAKYEGVPCATWMGEGGAGHFVKAVHNGIEYADMQMIAEVYGIMRDGFGMDAGRIGSVFEKWNKGTLKSYLIEISARVSNAKDTKTGAPILDVILDKAGQKGTGRWTVIEAQHLGAPITAIDAAVAARNLSSRLEERKAGEAIFGAAPQALSTEALSTDSLEMALIAGKIVCYAQGFQLLRTASENFGWSLPLPDVARVWREGCIIRSTMLNDMAEALTENADLNLMFAPYFSAKLSETEGSLRRVVSTAALNGLPLPALSNALSYFDMMRTSRSTANMIQGQRDFFGAHSFERLDSSGSHHGPWKQD
- a CDS encoding metal ABC transporter ATP-binding protein, with protein sequence MPASQSPIVSLTNAGVFRDGRWLVRGIGFDIHRGEIVTLIGPNGSGKSTTAKMVLGLLKPTEGQATRLDGLRVGYVPQKLLIDWTLPLTVRRLMSLTCRLSAVDMAQALHSTGISHLADAEVRHLSGGEFQRAMLARAIARKPDLLVLDEPVQGVDFSGELALYDLISEIRDSLQCGILLISHDLHVVMAATDQVICLNGHVCCKGTPGSVVESPEYQKLFGGRAAAGLAVYQHQHDHTHLPDGRVRHSDGTVTGHCHPDDGHHQHATTGEGPDNAG
- a CDS encoding metal ABC transporter permease, which translates into the protein MLDDFFVRALIAGIGVALIAGPLGCFIVWRRLSYFGDTLAHAALLGVALAFLLEINVTAAVFVVSAAVALLLLLLQKRASLSSDSLLGLLSHSALAIGLVVIAILGTVRIDLLGLLFGDILSVSKTDIAIIYAGGLAVLLALTLIWRQLFAATVSPELAAAEGLRPDAANVVFMLLMAVVIAIAMKIVGVLLITALLIVPAATARRLSSGPEQMALWSAAIGAISVVGGLSGSLRWDTPSGPSIVVAALGLFILSLTSVFRLFAGRSGTGEGLRK
- a CDS encoding Fur family transcriptional regulator — protein: MKPIDQNEKPLTKNQALVFDALTGTEEPLSAYTILDRLRDDGLRAPLQIYRALDKLMDLGMVHRLESLNAFVACSHPACGAHETVAFAICDGCGQVDEVADDRLAAHLSAVAQHDGFTLKQSIVELRGLCRNCAARSSAPQ
- the denD gene encoding D-erythronate dehydrogenase, which encodes MKILIIGGAGMVGQKLASQIATSGLSNGLSSSPVSELILHDVVESAVPAAPFPVKTLVGNIADPRQATELAALRADLIFHLAAIVSGEAEQDFAKGWDINARGTWWLLEALRDEYEASGRSYVPRLVFTSSIAVFGGPFPDRIDDEFLTAPQTSYGAQKAMTELLINDYSRKGFIDGISIRLPTICVRPGKPNLAASSFFSSIIREPLNGREAILPVSDSVRHWHASPRSAIGFLIHAAQLDTALLGSRRALNMPGVSCTVAEQIEALRQVAGADAVALIRREPDAAIMKIVENWPRNFAPQRALDLGFTAETGFEEIIRIYIADDKPGR
- a CDS encoding GntR family transcriptional regulator translates to MTRTENQVSASEIYDDVRKKLLLAWFQPGDKMKPEHLRKQYNCAASTMREVLFRLACDSFLSFQEQRGFRVAICTPSTLQDLTEMRILLETEGARLSMLNGDIEWEARLSAAHHKLAYIEHKMGTEQQTSLLVDVWCKAEWEFHETLMSACGSAVLREQHHTIYDRFRQHLLNQRKHYGFRKTNHLEHQEIVDAAMARDVELCRQCIIRHLEANFI
- a CDS encoding TRAP transporter substrate-binding protein; translated protein: MTILKTALTAAAVTALMATTALAASHSEVTKLRIQTHYAPETVSGKLAAEYVDDIQKMSNGTIQVEMFYSSSVVKSVETFDAAATGILDCDMTGGAYQTGKNPAFQFVGDIMGGYATPYQQLSWLYYGGGLDAAQQLYNKYDMQLVGWWVYGQESLASSKPIRNADDFKDWKFRSPPGMETKIFEKLGAKPIVMDFTEIFTALETGIIDGADASGLANNMGLGLYDLVKHANFPGFHSMPSDHLACNKSRWDAMPEAHRTIMSVAMQALALKTALTFEKKNAEAAAQLRADGVNLYAWTDEDLQKFRDAAQASWPEFATTPEAKALVESHMAYLTQLGLVSK